CTGGCCTCAGCCTTAGAGTCAGGGTGAGGAGCTTCTGGGCGCTTCCCTCCCGaccaagaacacacacacacacattctacatatacacacacaggtagacAAACCCTTCACGATGTTCTGTGGTTTGTGGTATCCGAGTCCACATCctgaaaatacaacatgtgaCACGTCATGTTACCACCGCAACACTGCTGTTACTACAGGAAAGGTCACAAAGGTCAGACTGATGCATTCTGGGAAACAGGTCTTCAGAGCGCCACGGGAGTGTTGGTTTTATACCCAGCAGGAGAGTTTGATAAGTGATTTCGATCATCAGATGAGATCACCTGAGTATAGAGGTCTCTCAGTACACTCAATTAAACTGCTGACGCAGcgtcatgaaaacaaaactctccGCAGCAACAGCACAACATGAAGCGTGAAGCATTTCTAATAtccaaaattaaaagaaatctgCAGACGTGAGCAgctctgagctaaatgctaagtTAGCAATGCTGACTTAGTCCTGAAGCAGGACTGGAAGAGTCCTGACTGAGGCTGTGAGACTGATGTAACTGACTGAGCAGTgttatataacacacacacacacacattctgaatgACTGCCATTTAAAGAGACAGACCCGTTTTCAACACGTCACATTCCTGTCTTTACTTCATCTGTTtgcagactgaaaataaaacaagtcagaaacaatttacatttttttgaacAGAGCTGCaatcaacttttattttgaaaaccatTTGAAGCTGCATTTAAGAACCCTCCAAAGTTGGACATATGAGATTATGAAAAGTGTGAATAGTGAAAAATGAGCTGTAGCCGCCTCTTAAACTTCTCTTTGTCTCTACAAATGTTCTCTTATAGtctgacttgttttaaaaacaaaatactttgcTGAAAGGACAGTCCTGGTGGGACCCCGGGCCCCCCGACTGGGACCGAGTCTGATGTTACTGCATGCTGGAATTAAAGTACAGaaagacacaacaacaacaacaacaacaacacacacacacacacacacctctcagggcaaagcagagcagccagttaacctgatgtgggaggaagccggagaacccggagaaaacccacgcaggagaacatgcagactccacagaGAAGGATTCAGACCAGGACTCGAccctggaaccctctggctgtgaggtGACAGAGCGAACCACTGCAGCACTGCACCACCAAGCACAGAACCAAACCAGGGAAAATCTGACAACGCTGACATCACAGCTCcgaatcttttcattttcatgagtCCTTTTCAATGTTTTATCTTattgtgctttttcttctcctggttttaatatttattttattttgtaaagcaGCTTCAAACTTTGCTTTGAAAAGTGAATAAAGAATGTGAATAAAGTTTCTGATGTAGAATCGATAAGGGACCTGACCTGAACTGAAACGTAAgtcgacagacagacagacagatgagtcCAGGAAATTCACGAGCCGAGTCGACTTCAGTTAAATGTCaacattcaaatcaaatcaaagatcAAAGTCACTCTGAAAGCTCTGAAACAAGGTTGTCACATTCCAACATGTTTCCTGAAAACAACCTGAAGTCTGATTATAATGACATTTAAGACAGCTGTAGATTAGAGCCTGACGTGTCCCAACACGTCTGATCCTGCTGTTAATGTGCCCACAGCCAACAAGCACCTGGAGACAATATGAACAATCCCAATAATCAATGACTGAACCATCAACATGCACTCCTGGTAAAACCTGGAGCTTTTCTTACATGgaaattctgattttttttccttatagGTGGCATGAAATACTCGCTAATACTCCACCTTCGAACCTTACTGACCTGGAAAGCAGAAGTTTCCACAGCAGAAAAGGAAAGTTCAAGCAGGATGTGACAAACTAGCAGATGCATCAGAGTTTAAATTCTGCCTGTTAAAGTTCACAGACTGCACCTTTGGTTTTCCCTCCTGAGCTGAAgtgcagcaccagcagcagaaaagatCTTTTCAGGAAACAGAGCAAAGGTCATCAACACAGACCTGCTGCTCCCACCAGACTTCATGAGAAAAACATGGAATTTAAGCTCCTGAGACAAGCAGAATGtgcagagtgagtgagtgacaggTGTGACAGGTGTGGAGGGAAGAATAAAGTGAGGAAAGAGACGAGCTCACCCATGTCTGAGCAAGTTCTGCAGGTCCTGCCGTCAGAGACTCTGGACTCTGTGACACCTCTGAGACAAGTCCAGCATGAACCAGACTGGGAGGGTGGAACTTCACATCAGGGCACAGCCAATCGGGGGTTGGGGCTTACACACCAGTTCAACGAGCCACATTTTAACCCTTTAAAGCCCAGACGCTGCTTTATTGTGCACACAAAAGGATCATAATATTGTAAAGAATCATACAGATTCTTAGTGTGattctgaatatttttagcAGTTACTTGTTTTGACCACAAGTGTTTCACTACACTTTAAGCTCTTTgctgtcggtgtgtgtgtgtgttgagttgAGCTGTGACATGGCACTAAGtcctgttttttgttaatgATTGTTTGACTCTGATACAAGCTGCTCTCATTTCAGCCTCACGTTTTCCATTAAACTTTTACTGTTTAATCTTCTCTGCAGAACTCTTTCTTTTAATGTTTGCTTCTGTGTTTAATGTTGGATTGCCCCTGGCCCCTCTGGGTCCTGGCCCCTCTGGGTCCTGGCCCCTCTGGGTCCTGGCCCCTCTGGGTCCTGGCCCCTGAGAAGCACCCACCTGGAAGTCTATGATCAGTTTAGTGTCTCTGGCATTTAAAGCTTGTATTTgtttctgacagcagctgacGTCTCTTCTCGCCGTATGACAATCCTGACAAATAATAAACGTAATAAAACCACAAACTAAAGAATCCAGTcgtgaaaatgttttgtgttttatttacagcatCCAAAGTCTTCTGTACATCAGCACCAAGACAACATGTTCTGTGGGAGACGTGATCAGACATGTTGAAATCCAACATCTTTAATCTGATGgctacaaataaaaaacaactatTCATCTGTGCAGCTCACATGAACACAGGAAATCTCTTCGGCATCCGGCTTCTGGTCACATCACCGCCTCCGCGTCCGAGTCCTCAAAACAGTTTTAACTCATTTTAGtaaaaaaattatttccacGTGCTCCGGACCAGCCAATCCCCTCCCAGAGCTCGTCTCAGTCATCatacagacaggaagctgcCTCAGATtcaacacagagctgaaacaTTGTCGGCCAAATTTATTAATCGCTGTTAATCACAAAAATTAATCACTAAAAAAAATTTCAATTACATGGTTTTCCAGAgccagattttgttttttcttgcagcAAACTGAATGTGTTCAACAAAATAACATGATGACGTCAGACAGGGTTTTTGAGTCAGACTGTGTCCAGATTTCATCTGCAACAATCAAACactgctgacagaaacacaattaCGCCAAAGTCTGACCTTTGGTACACACTTTAATCTAAAAACAAGTTAACTTGTTGACTGCACCATCTCCAGAGCTCAGTCACATACTCAGTCTCTACAACGTGGTGAGTTCATGGTTGTATCAAGCACAACTCAGCCCAGCTGGTTTTTTGATCAAGTCCCAAACAAGCAGCAaccaacacattttcagtgtgatgAACTGCAGTTCCTCTGTGGTCCACTAGGTGCTGCAGTATCCACCGAACGCAATGGAAAATCCTCCAACTTCTCActgcaaaatgcaaaagcagttcagttttctcacagcagcagatcaCTGAGCTCCTTCTGTCAGTCTGGGACAGATCATGTTAATGTTTATTTGGATCTGTATTCcaacacaaactgcacagactctggagCTTAAAGTCCACACTGGGGAAGGTGCAGATGTTTATGGTTGAAGCAGGACTGGTCATCGCGCTGCAGCCTTTCACACTCGGCTATGCTAGTTGCTTACAGCTTCAGACTTCACTGTCTGTACTGCCAGAGAGTTTCAGGGACGACACCGTCTGACCGTTCCAGTAAGCCAGTGCCTTCAGACACCTGTCGGGGACACCTCAGACAGGTGTTTACGGTCTGCAGGCCTTTAACCGCCTCTTCGTCAGCTCAGCTTTTGCCCATTCTGTCGTCCTCATCTCTGTCAGCCTCCACATCTTCAGTCTTGCTCTTTACTGTTATCTTCCACTCATCGCCAACTTCCTCTCCTATCACTATCCTGGTCTCTCGTCTCTCCTTGTTCCCCTCCTTCCtatcctcctctgtctcctttccttcctcctcactgtcctCCTCTAACTTcttaatttcttctttcttgtccTCCTCTATCTCCTTGCTGTCCCGTTCTGTCTTCTCCCTGTCTTCCACACTTTTGATTGtgtcctttcctttctcttctaTGTCTTCCATCTCCTTCCTGCCCTCccttgtctctttctttgtctcttcatGGTCCTTGTTAAtccccttttcttcttcttgtccttccAATGTGTCATCTTCATCTTCCAGCTCAAGCAGTTCAGGAGAACTGGCCTCCAAAGCTTCAGCCCCCAGCAGGGTCTCTGTCAGGGTCTTGATGAGGCCCAGCTGGATCTCGCCTGGTTCCTGACTTGTCatcttgtcttcctctttgtgaCCCAGCAAAAGGCCTGTCAGGCCGAATGACTTCTTCCAAAGGTGTGGGAGTTTGTTCATGTGTGAAAGGGCCTCGACCACCCAATCAACCAGCAGCTGAGCAACATTTGCTTGAAGCCGGTGGGGTGACGTCTCCTCCAACTCCTTTGGGTTTCCAGCAGTGAATTTTGCCCAGCGTGAAAGCAGGAAGCGCTGCAGAACTGGCTTCAGGCAAACCTCCAGGGGCTGAAGATGGAAGGAGCAGCCTCCAGGAATAACCGCTGGGAGAGTACTTGTTCCACTGATGGAAGACAGGAATGACTCTCCCAAGTGTTCCCGGTGTCGGTCCAAGACCAACAGTGATTTATTATGCTGCAATGGACCGTGCCGTAGCCAAACCTTGTTAGTCCAAAGATCCAAGGCTTCTTCTACTGACAGACTCTCCGGCCCAGCCTCCAGAAGGATGAACTCTGGCAGGGCTTTCGCAGCCAGCTGCCTGTTTGTGAGCACCAGGGATGGCAGCATGACACCCTCAGCAAGCACCGTCAGGTACACAGTGACCAGAGGTAAAGATCCAGTCAGTTCCAGGGCCTCTGAGCAGCGAGACCTGTCCTGAACTAACCTCAAATCCACAAAAAGACACAGCTCATCCATTGCAGCCACAGAGCTCTCAGAGAGCTTGTTGACCTGGATGATCTTCTGGGTAAATTCCCTGAAGGACTTGATCTTGGCCTCCAGAGAAAGTGGAAGGCTGCGAGCCAGCGTGGCTTCCCTGCCAATGTTCCTTATGCCCAGCCGATTCTGCATCATGAAGCTCACTGCCCAGTCGTAGGAGATGCGGAAGGAGTCGCTGAAAGCACCCTTCTTCTTCAGTGTGGAGGCTTTGTGGAAAAGGTTGCTCTCGGTAATTGGAAGCTGCTGCTCACGCATGGACAGCACCCAGGCCACCATACGGTCCTTGCCATCACATTGGACCTTCTGTTCCTGTTCAGTTTGCTTCAAAAGCTTCCTGGCCTCCTTTAGCCAGGATCTGATGAGTTGCACCCTGGTTGAAAAGACCCTTGAGGCTTGTTGGAGTCCGTCACACAGAGCAAAGAGGGCAATCCTTAGCTGACGAGCCGTCAGGAAATCATCACGCTCTTTAGAGGCAGATGACACGGCTGCTGGCTGGGTGTGGCCGTTCGTGTTTGACGGCAGGTGAGACACTggagatttttcttcttctttgagaAATTCTTCCTTAACATCTTCAGCCTCTTCATCATTGTACTCCAGGTCCTCCAGCCGCTCGTCATCAGAAAAGTCCATCTCCTCCAGAGGGGCCATCGCCCCATCCAtgttgtccttctcctccttaACTTCCACGGCTCCACTGCAGTGCAGAGAAGGAAATGTATGTTTGGCAATGTCATCGATAAGAGGGATCAAATCCACAGCAAAAGCTTCTAATAAAAGACAAACTAAATTACATTTgtcacatgaagacaaaacacacaacagacttCATTCAACTGCTCAACTCATCTCGTTTGGTTCAGAAGACATTAAAGACAAACCTTTAATACTTAAACCTAAAAACAGGTATACATGGTTCCAAAATAACAGTAAATCTACTTTATTagagaaatatataaacaatgaaatgtttacCTTATTCTGTCCTTCAGAAATCCAACTTTGGCCGATCCTgttaaaacatcaaacatgcaTTTGAATTGTGcaggttatttttttaaatgaaagagtttTCTTAATTAACCTTTATTAtctgaggcagacagacaaatggaggaggaagaggggtaCGACATGCAACAAAAGCCACCAGCTGGAATCAAATCGGCAACACTGTGGTGCCCATTCAGCTtcaaattgtaaaaataataaatcaaaattctTGGTGTCAGAATTGATCACAACCTTTTTAAATTGAGTTTTAAAATACTGACCTTTGTTTTGAGCTGAAAGGCCGTGATATTCCCAGAAGCAACTCGGCTCTTTACAAAGGTTGACCTGACAGATGGTGCAGCCGTATACACTCTCATGGCGCATGTTTTTCAGGTTACAGTTTTTACACCTCTTGGAGATGCAGCTGATCTTTGCCATCCTGTGTCTCTGTTTAATTGGTTCTTCCACCGTCGCCGTCCTCATCCCGCGGGAGCTGGCAATCTCCATGGTCTCAAAGTATTTCTGAGCGCACTTGGCGAGCTGGTTGCCTAAACGCTTGCGGAAGTTAACCTGAGTAAAAAGGCCGTCTTGCACCCAGGCCGGTGGGCTCTCTTTGCGGCTCTCCCGCAGCACAATGAAGGCGTTGACTATGCTCAGGTTAACCAGAAACCAAAAGAGGTTGCGCCAGTGCCGGTCCTGGGGTATTCCTCCCAGTGGGTTGCAGGCCAGTAGTTGCTTGCAAATGTCGACTCCTCGCATGTTCTCCTGCAGCAGGTGGAAGGCCATGGGGCGGTCAATTGGGTCCAGTTCACCAACTTTGGTCTGAGACCTCCTCCAAACGGTGTCCTGTTCACCTGGAGCTGCATTAGTTGAAAGGCAGCCCATCTCCTTAGTGTCCCTCCAACGGGTGGCTAGCAGAGGGCCAAACTGCCTCTGCAGGAAGTCCCCGGGTTTCTCCAGCTGGCCCTCCTCCCACAGTCCTTTGGGAAGGATAGGGCTGGGTGGAGGAAAGGAGCTAGAGGCATAGATGCCCTGGTCCAGAAGCTTCTGCATGAGTGGAACAGATGTAAGTGCATTAGCCAGGTAAAGATGGTGGTGTTTGTCCTCCAGACCCTTCACCAGCTCTGGCACTACAGTGAAGCCTTGTTCCTGGCCCACCTTCTCCCCCACCTGGATGAATAAGCGGTGGCAGTAGCCAGACTTGGAGTCACAAAGCAGCCACACCTGAGGCTGTGTTTTTGGGTTCCCCTTGGTGTGGCAGCTCTCCTCCTCTAGACAAGGCAGCAGCGCCCTGTCGATGGCCAGGCTGCAGTTTGGTTGGTAGGTGTTCCACATCGCCTTGCTCAGGATGTCCAGCATCCGCCTGAAGATGTGCAGCGAGTCACTGGATTTGCTGGTGCCACGATACTCGTCTGTCGTGAAGCTGCCCATGCGGATGTTGTCAGCAATCTGCTTAAAGCGTTTGAAGCTCATAGCACGATAGAAGGTGTAACTGTTGTCATAATGACTCCAGGACCAATAGTGCGACAGGTCGGGAAGGTTCTGGATCCCCATCAGAATGACCAGGCCAATAAAACCTTTGATCTCATGGGTGGTGACGGGGACCCAGTCTGGGTAACCAGAGCCCAGGAACTGGCAGGTCTTGGCGTGGGCGTTGGTCTCGCTGGTGATCAGTTCAGTGAGCGCTGCGGGAAAGAGCAGGTTGAAGAAGTCGATGGCGTCACTGTTCTTGGAAAGGTGGTGACGAGGCCCACTGCTCTGCATGAATGGAATGATGGTGGACTTGGGGCTGCTGCTCTCTGCCGGAGGTTTCCAACAGTGTGCTGACCTCCAGGACGGATCAGGCAAGTCCTTGTTCTGGACTAGTTCCTTCTCATCTGAGCAGTGGCAGAACGGGATATCGGGTTCAACGTAGGCTGAAAAGAAGGGACAAGTTAATTTAAGTGATATACTGCTATTAATTGTAAAAACATCAATATTGAACATAATCAACCAGTGTTCTTAAAAAATCTTAACATATGAAAAGAGCCAGATCCGGAACACTGAGTGCATACCCACAGCTGTgtggagctggtggtggagctGCCTCCACCCCCTGACCGGTGGCCGAggcacccttttttttttttttcagttacttGTTACTGCATCTCAGCAGCATCAACAAAAATTCTATCATAACCCTTCACAATGTTGACAAGTGTTACCTGCTGACCCATAATTCTCATAACCTGCTCAGTCTGAATCAATAACAGGCAACGATATCGCCACAAAGGTGGGGGGGCTGAGACTTTCACCGTTAACTCGCAGCTGTTCAGCTGGTTATCAGCTACACAACCATTAAACCTGGTGATTAAATTATTTAGCAGCCACTGATCTCCACATTGGAAGTGTGTGAACTGCAACCTGTTTTAATGAAGTAAACATGTTATAGCTGGGCCAAGTTAGTGCTACTGGTTTCTGTAACCGGTTTAACCAGTTACAGACTGTTCAGAGCCATCTTAGAAGACTACGGAGGCAAGTTCGTCATATTTCTCCTTCAAGTCACCGATGAAGTAAATCAGGCTGTAATTTTAGAGGATAATGAACTTTACATGGCGTACTTTTTCCATTGGCATGTTGGAAGACATCctgacatgcaaacacattctgcactttatctgctttatttctTGGGCTTCATGCCATCAGGAAAGAGTGGAGACTCTGACCCTTCATtcaggtcagttttatttactttggCTGCGGATGCTGCCAGAAACTGGACTCTGCCAGATCTGTAAAAACCTCCAGACCCACACAGTGCAGCTGGGTTTTAATTCAACTGCTGAGCAGAAAGAACAGCTGGAACCGAGAAGTGAGACGTGACTGAACTTCAGGAAACTGAACAAGGTTCAGTGCTGGTTCACTGACATCTTATCTGgttttacagcttgtttctcggctgtttttcttttataccGGTCTTTTATCTGGGTGACTGTTCTGAAACCAAGATCACATCCTGTCACAGGAGAGGGGCATCAGTTAAAGTTAAACTGAGTCGCTAAGACTGGTCAAATTTTAAGCTTGACCTGTCTTAGCGACTAGTTGAATTATGAACTTTGGAAATCTGATGATAAAAATCCAGAATTGAACATCTATTTAGCCCAGGACCCTCATAATAACCAGTCGTGTATCCCAGAGTTATGAGCAACatagctaaatgctaaatggggggcagccgtggcctagaggttggagaagcggcttgtgatcggagggtcaccggttcgattcccccactggacgggcaggaaaaatttgggtgtggtggagtgattaatgcgaaaaatactccccccctctattagccggctgatgtgcccttgagcaaggcacttaacccccccaatatgctccccgggcgcctgatgctgcccactgctcctgtgtgtgtttcactgcatgtaatttgccgggtgttgcatgtgtgtgttcaactaaggatgggtcaaatgcagaagacgaattcagtgtgtgtatgtaaaaatatatatactgccaataaagttgattcttcttcttcttcttcttcttcttctatcaCGTTGGGTCAAAGTTAGTTTGCTGTTAGTAGCCTGTTTGCACACACCTGattcatgtgcatgtgcaggAAACGGACGGCATGTTTCTTGCCAAATTTAAAATATGGACCCATCTCAAATAAAGCCAAATGAGAGTGAGTTCATGGAGGAACAAACCCAGCACAGCTAACAATTACACCTGATTAAAGGTGAACACTGTACTTCATATGTCTGTAAATTCGTGATATGAATGTCTTAAATTTTTCCAGGAAAGAATGAAGTAACTAGATAGACATTTATTTGTGCTATCTTCATCTTGTTGTGTTCTGAAATGGAAGTGAAGAGGACCACTTAATCATTTAAACATCACCTGTATTTTTCCCCCCgtgtgtataaaaataataacgtgactctgtgtgtgtgtgaagccttaCTCCTGGTGCGACAGGTGGC
This sequence is a window from Scatophagus argus isolate fScaArg1 chromosome 9, fScaArg1.pri, whole genome shotgun sequence. Protein-coding genes within it:
- the pogzb gene encoding uncharacterized protein pogzb isoform X1, which encodes MDTELFMECEEEELEPWQQVDDSVEEDEMDFIDSYCEPVEDSLSPLPASETPPPQTVPSNTPAGTASSPLQIVSSSEIPRPPPPTTSSSVSCLPAPSTPAAAAPPLMTRAPPLILTQTAGGTFLLPAAPGAGSTPPILLTTQGFPVQTVMNHGTPLLLNLQPGQTVQPLTLIQSPSLGQLVRPSVGVSPVLPQGQAVQTRPVSAPTRGPAQPGSTFTAMQLPATLTIRTSTPGPGNFQMTQMGGANSLKLAGSPALPSGSANGVTRITSFSSIRVDTGSSADSAPGPTSSVGLTPNVTSVPTPDPPRVVMSVEEFYYGTFEGDLSLRKPQPLGIKTSTFTCQICTHLAENNLRLMQHMLQHSELMGGGGGGDERKCCKFCYRQFSSPAQLQSHQEQVHGPVLSSCMCRICEWAFENEPAFLNHMKSNHKPGEMPYVCQVCSYRSSFYSDVLQHFASFHRDSRFLLCVFCLKVTRNPASYQQHLLRHQINQAFHCNRCRLQFVFLKDKMQHKLENHRSFRRPAQLEGLPPGSKVTIRTYGKVRPQVTSAGTRLLQNPSSLIQPINIKTEPQKPPNQRSPVLSKSPRSPTKRPVSRRVHVHRSSSCDGERLVCLECGTDASDFSAHYPTHVHCLLCPYSSCCSRAYAAHMIHHHVLRPKDKVVPLHRLPPPCVFLLQCSHCDFSSQAADQIADHLLMNPEHHSATCRTRTYVEPDIPFCHCSDEKELVQNKDLPDPSWRSAHCWKPPAESSSPKSTIIPFMQSSGPRHHLSKNSDAIDFFNLLFPAALTELITSETNAHAKTCQFLGSGYPDWVPVTTHEIKGFIGLVILMGIQNLPDLSHYWSWSHYDNSYTFYRAMSFKRFKQIADNIRMGSFTTDEYRGTSKSSDSLHIFRRMLDILSKAMWNTYQPNCSLAIDRALLPCLEEESCHTKGNPKTQPQVWLLCDSKSGYCHRLFIQVGEKVGQEQGFTVVPELVKGLEDKHHHLYLANALTSVPLMQKLLDQGIYASSSFPPPSPILPKGLWEEGQLEKPGDFLQRQFGPLLATRWRDTKEMGCLSTNAAPGEQDTVWRRSQTKVGELDPIDRPMAFHLLQENMRGVDICKQLLACNPLGGIPQDRHWRNLFWFLVNLSIVNAFIVLRESRKESPPAWVQDGLFTQVNFRKRLGNQLAKCAQKYFETMEIASSRGMRTATVEEPIKQRHRMAKISCISKRCKNCNLKNMRHESVYGCTICQVNLCKEPSCFWEYHGLSAQNKGSAKVGFLKDRISGAVEVKEEKDNMDGAMAPLEEMDFSDDERLEDLEYNDEEAEDVKEEFLKEEEKSPVSHLPSNTNGHTQPAAVSSASKERDDFLTARQLRIALFALCDGLQQASRVFSTRVQLIRSWLKEARKLLKQTEQEQKVQCDGKDRMVAWVLSMREQQLPITESNLFHKASTLKKKGAFSDSFRISYDWAVSFMMQNRLGIRNIGREATLARSLPLSLEAKIKSFREFTQKIIQVNKLSESSVAAMDELCLFVDLRLVQDRSRCSEALELTGSLPLVTVYLTVLAEGVMLPSLVLTNRQLAAKALPEFILLEAGPESLSVEEALDLWTNKVWLRHGPLQHNKSLLVLDRHREHLGESFLSSISGTSTLPAVIPGGCSFHLQPLEVCLKPVLQRFLLSRWAKFTAGNPKELEETSPHRLQANVAQLLVDWVVEALSHMNKLPHLWKKSFGLTGLLLGHKEEDKMTSQEPGEIQLGLIKTLTETLLGAEALEASSPELLELEDEDDTLEGQEEEKGINKDHEETKKETREGRKEMEDIEEKGKDTIKSVEDREKTERDSKEIEEDKKEEIKKLEEDSEEEGKETEEDRKEGNKERRETRIVIGEEVGDEWKITVKSKTEDVEADRDEDDRMGKS